The genomic interval TGCAAACCCTAACATTCTCTAGCTCGTGcctcgctgcctccctcgatCACCCACGCTCGCTCGCTCACCTCGCCTcaccctccctcgctcactctcagtcgctctcgccttcggcctcgccctctctcgctcactctcagtcgctctcgccctcggcctcgccctccctcgctcactgatCAGTCGCACATGCAACCAGAGAAGTGTTGATTGGAATTGGGGTAAATTATAGTTCGATTGCTCCGCGATAGTTGTTCTTCCTTGATCAGGTTTGTCTCCAGTTGTTCTATCGTTTATTTATCTGTCTATACGTATGAATCTTGCGTGTTATCCCAGATCCTCTGTTTATCGGTTGAGATTTAGATGATAATTCATTCTATTAGATCATAATTATTGATCAACATTgttgtttttgtgttgtttgGTTGGTTGGAAATTGAATTACCCATCCgtgtatataataaattaagcaAATGCAATTGAAGTGTTAAAATGGATTCAACATTAAATCTGATATAACTAATAACAGatttaaaaaagaagtcacgtaaTTTTAACCCTCTTTGGTctgtttttttttaacttcGGATGCTTGGATTGGATTTCGCTTTTGTTTGGTTTGGATGGAGGGGCTGAAGAACAAGGAGGCTTAAAGAGGCTTTAGGACACAAATTTCTAGCCctttttcctcaaattctttgaaATGCTCTTTTGGAGTCCCACCTTTTGATGTCTCTTTCTTTTGCAGCTTCTCCCTCAAAAAACATGCTCTTTATTATTGGACCAGGCATGAcatcttttctttccttccttttatATATCCAAGGCACATGTATATCATTGAGAAGTGCAAGTAACTAAAGGATAACAGAGGTACAATCGAGAGTCCCAAGTGAAATTAGGTTGTGCTGTGTCCAACATGAATTTCAGACTTTCAGTTATATTGTAACTGAAAGTCTAaaattcaaacaccaaaagcAATGGAAAATATAACTGAAAGTCTGaaattcaaacaccaaaagcAATGGAAATACAAGTGAAATGCTAAACtgtttgtacctttcagttataTTGTAACTGAAAGGAGAGAATTTCATATAAATAAGCTAAGAGTAGGTAGAGAATGCATGTTGTGGaatgatatttgaatttcagactttctctctcatcaattgtccctctctttctctcagttctccctaatctctctctctgtttctgttCTTCTTGAATTCCTTCCCCAATTCTTCTGATCTGTTTTTCCAGACTCAAGAGTTTCCTTATTAATTCACATTGGCCATGCCAGGTCATAATGTGACTGATACATTAGCTGGGATGATGGCCCCTTTTTATGCACTCTGTGTACATCTTCATAAAGGAAGATTTTGTTTACATGAATTTCTGGAGTATGCAGTTGGAAGGCAAGGAGGAATAAAACCTTCTAGGCACAGGAGGTGTGAGTTTTAAATTGAAATGGAATCTTTTTGAGATCTTTGCTTAATTGTCTGTTGAGAGGAAGTTTACTTTTAAACTTAATAGGAATAAGATTTGCTAGTTTGTCAATTTGTTCATTTTACTTTCCTTTGTACAGGTTATCAATTAATTCTTTTAGCTTTCCCTTGTGTTGAGATTGTCTTGAATTCAGATTTGGATAAACCAACCCACAGTCTGATAGAGATAGGATTTGTATACCaatttaaatgaattttggatttaggACCTTTCTTCTTTTGTCTATAAAAAGAGTTGCATATCTGATTATCAGATTGCTGGGGGGGGCGCACCAATTAGGGTGCAAGTGAGAGTTGTAAGCTTGGATGTATTGTGCTATGGGGTTGAGTGTGAGAGTTTCTCACTTTTGTAACATTGCATGGGTGTGTGACGGAATTTAATTCTGTGTTTAGTTTTTTTCCTAACACCTTGTATTGTGTTGTTCACTTGGGGTTTTCTCCACTTTGGCACtttgtgaattttttatttttcctgcctttttatactaattattacTGAAAGTTCCTTTAATGGGGTATCATAATGTATTCGGCTTTTTAGCTGGACTTGCTTGTGAGAGAAGGAAGTATTAGGCTGTTTAGTAACAAATATAACCATGAGGTTGGAAAATAGTTTGATTAGTGGACTTTATTATGAAATACTTGCATGTATATCAGAAACCAAGTCATGAGTAGCATGACCTGGCTTGCCAAGGTGGCCAGTCTAGGATTTCAGAGCAATCTTCATGAGAAAAGGGAACAAAGGATGATCAGTGCGATcacatgaaaatcaatttgaggATTTTTTGTGGGAAGCATAATTTGAACTgtgtaatttgatttaaaacatttttaagaaTTCAAAGAATTAACTTTTGACCTGTTTATCAAAAATTGGATGCTTTGGAAGATTTGCTTGAATAATTTTTGTCAAACAAATTTTGTTTACTGCTGTTTTGAGAATAAACAGTTAGCTAAACACAGCTAACTGTTCTGCAGTATGGTCTCTTTGGAGAAGTTTAGACACCCAATGAAAATGTGGTTTTCTATTTGAGTCAATTACTCATCTGTATTTCCACATGAAATAGGTACTAAGGATTTGATGTCTCTTTGTGGCAATTGTGATGCTAGACTTCTtttatttgtgatgaaaattcTTTTTGCTCAGATGATTTATGTTTTATACAATTTGTTATAGATAATGATAAAAGTCATCACCCtcaactgcaccttatcctaaccaagttaggattGGTGACAATGATGAAGTCAAAGcaaccttttttattttctttttgttcttttggaTTTAGCATTGTTTAAATTAGAAGGTGACTGGTAGTGAAGTAAAAGATTATttaattacacacttatgttctGCTGGAGCTCTGTTAATTAATAAGGGTTTGTTGTCCCTTATGTTCTGCTGGAGCTCTGGAGCTCTGTCTTTTATGTGGGGTTTGATTGCATTGCATTTGATTAAGCTTATGCAGGCGCATAAGCtgtaaaaattgttttttagTATTACCGCCGTCGGTAAAGTGAAaactttgccggcggtttaTTAAAACCGCcgggaattcttatttttatcgGCGGTTTACTAAAACCGTCGGTAAATTATTTTTCCCGGCGGTTAAAAACTGCCGGTAATATTTTCCGACGGAGGTATTTCCGGCAGAAAAATTACCGCCGATAAaacttttaccggcggtttttttactttttccgaCAGTTTTTTAACCGctggaaaaaatcaaatctcttGTTGTGTTATTGGAAGAACATGATGAAGAATTATAAACATTGAGGTATGAAGAATTATAGTGATCGGTTTCAACATGCCCACAATGACCATAGGAAAAGACTTGGTGTCAAAATCGAAAGAAGATTGGACTGATCAAGACATGAAACAGATCAAACTTAATGTAGTTGCCAAAAATATGCTAGATTGTGCATTAAGCCTCGAGGAATACAACAAAGATATCTACTTGTGAGACTACAAAAGAGATTCCGAATAAACTtgaggtaacacatgaaggacCTCTAGGGTAAAAAGCTCCAAAATCCTAGTGTTTAAAAatgattacaaaatatttttaatgcaaCAAGGTGAAACAATAAAAGACATGTATACTGGGTTAAATATGATAGTTTCTACATTAAAGAACCTACAAaaaccaatttaaaataaagatattattgaaaatattttacaaaggTTATGGCAATTCAAGAAGCTTAAGATCTTGAGAAGCTTTTATTGGATGAACTTCTTGACTCACTCATGACAGTTTCATAGGAACATGTTTGAGAAGACTGAGAAAAAATATGCAAAGAAGGAAGTCAGATGCTTTGGATGTGAAAAGCTTGGCCAACCTGAATAAAGAATAAAAGCTTAAGGAtagaaggaaaaaggaaaaaatgttgGCTACGTGGACTGATGAGGATTCATTATCTACTTCATTAGATGAAGAAACCAAAAAAATGGCAAACCTTTGCCTTATATCAAAAGATGAGTCTGAGGTAAGTGATTATGACTATTATTTAGATTTAAGTgatgataaaataattctatttttagaaaGTTGTGTGAAAAAATGCTTGTTGAgttagaaaatttgagaaatgcaaaaaatgaactgaaatcaattacaaaaaaattatgggttgtaaagaaaaaaaaatttgcagGGGATTAGAATACTAATCTTATGGACCCAACTGTTTTGTAtaccaaattttatttattatctgATTGCAGTTTATATGCTTGAAAGCCAAAACTCGATGGACAAACGGTTTTTTTACAACGACTATTCCAAGCATATGACTAGCAATAAAAATTTGTTCAACAAATTGAAGGCGCAACAAGGAGGATATGTGACCTTTGGTGACAATTCCAAATGTAAGATTGGAGGTATAAAAACATAACTTGTTTAGTATGTAAATTGCTATTTATAATGTTATTATGTAAATTGTTAAAAACATAACTTGTTTAATATTAGTCAATTGTGTCATAAAGACtagaatgttatttttaataaataatgtgTCATGTAAcagataaattcacaaataatgAGATATTGACAggtaaaagaaatagaaatgaaacaccaaaaaaaattaagaataaattggTGAATAATAAAGAACTCCCAAATATCTCATGAACAATGAACCCCTCATAAAACCTCAAATTGAATAAAGCTCTTCCCTTAAAGTCTCATAAGCACAAGAGACAAAACGATATCTCTTTGAGTGATTTGCTTAAAGACCTAATAATGCAAACAAGATTTTAAAATACTGACAAAAGAATGGTCCTCAtgagaaaataataacaaattatctATAAACATGAGTATCATCATACGCATTTACTCACATCTtctatgaatttaaatattaatagcTTGAGTATAGTGACGCACAATGCGTTACAAGACTTGTATTTGCTTTAAACCTTGATCTTTAGCAAAGAGACCATGCAACTTCCCATTAATCTTAACAAAACATTAGAATACATTCTTTAATCCAATACGGTAACTGAGGAgggaaatttataaaatgattacttattattttgataaagtaTATGACATATAGACAATTTACAATGGGTTTTTCATAAACTACATGTTATttggatataaatttttttacaaaaccacaataatacaaaatagtagaaaattaggaagaaaaaaTCAAAGCTTTTTTTGAAGAGTCATAATAGAGTATTTTAAAACActacttatttattattttaatatgattttttgtacaaaattatataataatacaagTAGCACTaggaaaaaatctaaaaaaaaaaaaatcttttaggAGTGATAATTGGGTTTTTAAACAAGtgcttgttattttgaaatgattttttGAACAAAGCCATAtagtaatacaaaaaaaaattaagaaaaatctaaaaatattggtggatttataatgatttatttaaaaaaattattttttatatattttttgataaaaccATATAATAATACAAGGAGGactagaaaaaaatttaaaattttttgaggagtggtaatatatatatatatatatattcaaaaattacttattattttagTATGATCTTTTGCGCAAAGTCATATAATAACtagaaatataagaaaaaaaccaaaatgtttgaaaattttgtatgactagaaaaaagttaaaaaaaaatttagtagtcatgagttttttttttttaatattattgttttatgtAATTTCTTGCACAAAACCATTTAATAATACATGAAACAccagaaaaaattcaaaatgttttTGAGTAAGAAtgggttttttaaaaaaattacttgttactttgatatgatttttttttgcaCAATATCATGTAATAATATAAGAAGCACTTGAGAAAAAAATCTAAGAAATTTTTAAGGAGTCgtaatgaaattttttctaaaagttattattattttgatatgatTTTTTGCCCCAAACCATATAATAATAGAAGAAACATTAGGAATAAATGGCCAAAAAATTGAGTTCATAATggaagattttaaaaaatgtaccatgtaattttcatatattttattagataaAGCCATAAAATAATACAAAGCATTAGGAAAAAGATTCCAAAAATTCTTGACAAGTCACAATGGAGTTTATTAGAAAATTACAGTttattttgacataattttttaaataaagtcatataataagaagaaaaactaattttttgttaagagttataatcatatttaaaaaaaaactactcATTATTTTGTTGTAAGTTTTTACACAAACCCATATAACAATACAAGAActaggaaaattttcaaaaaaaatttgagtaaTCACAATGGGGTTTATTAAAAGattacttattattttgatatgatTTTTAAGACAAGGgtcatacaacaaaaaaaatctcCAAACACATGCACGATTGCCGCCTCAAAGGTCTCTCCAAAACTGAAATAGATTCAACACAGCATAGGGGCGCCTTAGGCAAAATGTTCAGTTACACCAAACTTCAATAAGAACCTCTTCTGATTGCAGTCTAGCATTTCACTAAGGCTACAACGTACATTCTTCTGTTTCAAAAGTTTTTGCCTCCACTCCAACCTCTTCTTGAAACCATGCTTGAAAAAGTAAGGGTAATCAGCTACTTCTTCCATTCGTCTTTCCATCACCTCTACCAAAAACTTGATCCGTGGTTCTAAAGAGTTATTGATGCTTTTGATCAGAATAGGTGGGTAACCAGTCACCAAAGCTGCTATTTGTCCACCTCCAAATCCACATTTCTTTAAGTAATCAACATTAGGTCTTAGAACCTTCTTAACATCTCTACACAAAACCTCGGGGTAGTTTATTGCAACTGTTTGAAGATTTACTTTTGTCAGGCCTATAGATTTTAGAAATTCTAAAGTCGGTTGTAGCCTTTTATCTACACTATAACCCATAATGAATGGATTTTTCACTAGAACTTTACCAATCATCCCTTCTTCGTGCAGGCCAAGCCTAGCAAGAAAGTTCACaatttgtgaaatctttgattcAATGCTGTAGCTAATGATTCTCGGATTGAGCAGAAACATCTTACCAAGTTGCTTTTCAGGCACCCCAAGAGCTTGAAAAAAAGCTAGGAGAGGACAAAGCTTCTCTTCCACACTGTGCgacaagatgtgaggaaacttGGTAATAGCAGAAGCAACCTGGCTGGGTCTTGTTCCCAATGTTGTAAGGCACTGGTAAGTCGGGATAAGCTTTTCTTCCAAATTGATGGTAAGTATTTTGGGGCACTTTACTACAACAGAAGGAAGCTTCCGCTCTTGGATGCCAATGCTTATCAAGTAGTCCCAGTTTTCACAGGCTCTTTCCTTTCGCACACCCTCGAGATGCTTGCACTTTTTGAACATTTCATTAATACTTTTATCGTCAAAACCTCTGTTCTTGAAGAACCACATAATGCCATTGCTGTAGCTATTGGCAATTTCCAATTTTCCTGACAAGATATTAACTAAATTCAGCCAAcgtaataaattcaattttcagaattttaaatGGTAGAATCAAACATGAAAATGTTATGCAACCTACAAGACAAAGATATTAGCATCTAAAAGCATACGATATTATATCCAGAAACAAAACCAGCCTATCCATGATGTAGAACTGGTATGGAGGTAGGAGAAGCAGAGAAATTGTactgaaagaagagaagagagattcGAATAGAAGAatggagaagtttaaggagaAAAGGAACAGAAATGAGACAGAGGTAGGGCATGGAGAGGAGAGAAACACCTAATATCCAATATTTGACTCCAAAATCCAACTCTGACACCATCCAAATGTAGTAGTGTTTAAgatagctttggctcttgcagTGAAGGTCCTTGTGAACAGTGAGGAGAAAAGGGTGTGTGCAAGTGTTGTCTTGTATGAAGTAGCCCATGTTGAGCAAAATCTGGattaagcaaggaaagggaaataGAATCATCTTGTAGataatgagcaagggaatagaaggGCTAGTGTTGCCTACCACAAGTAATCTACCAGTGAGGTATGGAATGCTGGGTTTAAGGAGTCTTATGCACTGTTTTGAGTGCTAAGGAATAGGCTGGAAAATAGAATCTCTTGTAGAAGAAGAGGGATGCACTCCTGTCCAAATGAttggcatggagccatgtaaatttggggagaaaaTTAAACTTGGAATTAAATGGAATatcccttaggttaaagggGTGGAGTGCTGTTGTAGTGTCTATTTGTAAATTAAGTGCTGGGAAATGGGAAATGGCTAGACATGGCCATTGGTTATagcagcacatgaaggcttaatttgggtcaaataggtgaaggcttaatttgggtCAAATAGGTGTCACTAATCAGCAAGTATCCATGGAAAATTAAGAGAGTAATTGGTCTTATAGAGTAGCCTAAGGGATTAGAGgttagagggaaaggtaagcaagttttattgcttagaaggtctctctatgAGTTAAGTAATTCCAAAgtcaaaatattataagaattgGAGTCTCTTATGATGGTCCAAGGGATTAAAAATGAGTGCATGGAAAAGCTGTGTATTCCAGTGGTATGCCTAGTATATTTAGAGACAGTTTTATTGgtattttttctccaaatagaactctcaaggtgtagctgagtGTTTAGATCAGTGTTTGATAGTGTGGGAGAAAGGATAAGCTGGAAATCTAAGGCATAGAGGTTGGAATAGAAATAGGAACAGCTTATGGCAGCCTAGGTTACCCTAATCTTAAGCATTTCTTAGTAGGCTGGTAGTTAGAAGAGTCTCAAGAGAGTTGGGCAGTTCTCAAAGTTTGAAACAAACATGAGAAGAAAGGCAGTCATAAAGCCTAAAGGCCGGATTTTGGGAGCTAGGAATGGAGTCTAGCAGTGAAAGGCCAATCCGGGTGAGGTGCATTGTGTTTGTAATCCTGTGTAAAAGTTTGGATCTTTGGAATGGAGAAATAACACTAAGTaaggatttggtttatggtggagtgtgcCTAAATGAAAACTATGCATTTTAGGGTGAATAGATTGCTGGGTATGCAGCAGAAATTCTGAAGGAGTGCTAAGTTGAAGTTAAGTTGGGTTAGCTAAAGTGCAGTCCACTTGGCTTAGGATTTAGTCTCACCATGGAAAAGTCAAATCATATTggtgttagatatatatatatatatatatatccattagGAAAAACCCCTTGAGAAGGAGGATAATATCTAATGAGAGTTGCAAGTTTAGTTATTGCAGCTGAAATTTATTCAAAGGTGGTCCATTGTTATGTTTTTTCAgcattgttttatttgatgtgtttgtgttttttttagtGATCAGGAGCAGCAGGTCATATGAAGAGCAAGATGAGAGCAGGAGAATTTCATCTATTGGAAGGCCAAGGCTTGATGGATGAAGGTTGGAGTA from Diospyros lotus cultivar Yz01 chromosome 8, ASM1463336v1, whole genome shotgun sequence carries:
- the LOC127808207 gene encoding transcription termination factor MTERF6, chloroplastic/mitochondrial-like, whose translation is MASNSQKDVPTSSSPGKLEIANSYSNGIMWFFKNRGFDDKSINEMFKKCKHLEGVRKERACENWDYLISIGIQERKLPSVVVKCPKILTINLEEKLIPTYQCLTTLGTRPSQVASAITKFPHILSHSVEEKLCPLLAFFQALGVPEKQLGKMFLLNPRIISYSIESKISQIVNFLARLGLHEEGMIGKVLVKNPFIMGYSVDKRLQPTLEFLKSIGLTKVNLQTVAINYPEVLCRDVKKVLRPNVDYLKKCGFGGGQIAALVTGYPPILIKSINNSLEPRIKFLVEVMERRMEEVADYPYFFKHGFKKRLEWRQKLLKQKNVRCSLSEMLDCNQKRFLLKFGVTEHFA